CGTGATACCCTGGATGTTATCACGCAGCACTTTGCGATGACGCTTGGCGCCTCCTTTTCCCAAGCCTTTGCCTCCTTTACCGCGACCAGTCATTTTCACTCTTTTCTACTGTTAACACACTGCACGAAAGTCACTGAAGAActaattccaaattttcggCGTGCCCCTATATATACCTAAAACGCCAGAAACACGAGCGAGTCCGAACGATATGTCCGCCTCGATCTCCGCTCGACGAATGAGATGGCCTCtgcttctctctcttttcaacCCTCCACGTTTTGCTATATAAGTAGGTAGCAAATGCGGCGatcgtttattgtgttttgaaacGTGAAGTGAACGTGAACAGCAGTGAATTCGAAAATGGCCCGTACCAAGCAAACCGCTCGCAAATCGACTGGTGGCAAGGCGCCACGCAAACAACTGGCTACTAAGGCCGCTCGTAAGAGCGCCCCAGCCACCGGAGGCGTGAAGAAGCCCCATCGCTATCGCCCTGGAACTGTTGCCCTGCGTGAGATCCGTCGCTACCAGAAGAGTACCGAGCTGCTGATCCGCAAACTGCCTTTCCA
The genomic region above belongs to Drosophila takahashii strain IR98-3 E-12201 chromosome 2L, DtakHiC1v2, whole genome shotgun sequence and contains:
- the LOC138911864 gene encoding histone H3, encoding MARTKQTARKSTGGKAPRKQLATKAARKSAPATGGVKKPHRYRPGTVALREIRRYQKSTELLIRKLPFQRLVREIAQDFKTDLRFQSSAVMALQEASEAYLVGLFEDTNLCAIHAKRVTIMPKDIQLARRIRGERA